A genomic region of Mycobacterium sp. Aquia_213 contains the following coding sequences:
- a CDS encoding SDR family oxidoreductase, translating into MEVLVTGGDTDLGRTVAEGFRDDGHKVTLVGARRSDLEVAAKELDVDAIVCDTTNPASLEEARGLFPHHLDTIVNVPDSCWDDGDPRTYSISDTAAVWHNALDATVLSAVLTVQAVGDHLRSGGSIISVIPENPPAASVDAAIKATLSSWVAGQAGIFGTRGITVNAVASGRSAQAGYDGLSRTPPSVAEEVARLALFLTTPAARHITGQTLHVSHGALARFA; encoded by the coding sequence GTGGAGGTGCTGGTCACCGGCGGCGACACGGATCTTGGGCGGACAGTAGCCGAGGGCTTTCGCGATGACGGTCACAAGGTGACCCTCGTGGGTGCGCGGCGCAGCGATCTCGAGGTCGCCGCCAAAGAGCTGGACGTCGACGCGATCGTCTGCGACACCACCAACCCGGCCAGCCTCGAAGAGGCTCGTGGGTTGTTCCCCCATCACCTGGACACCATCGTCAACGTGCCCGATAGCTGCTGGGACGACGGCGACCCTCGCACCTACTCGATATCCGACACCGCCGCCGTGTGGCACAACGCCCTCGACGCGACCGTGCTGTCGGCGGTGCTGACCGTCCAAGCGGTCGGTGACCACCTGCGCTCCGGTGGCTCCATCATCAGTGTCATACCGGAAAACCCGCCCGCGGCCAGCGTCGACGCCGCGATCAAAGCCACGCTGTCGAGCTGGGTTGCCGGACAGGCCGGCATCTTTGGCACTCGCGGCATCACGGTCAACGCCGTGGCGAGCGGGCGCAGCGCCCAGGCCGGATACGACGGCCTTTCGCGTACACCGCCTTCGGTCGCAGAAGAGGTCGCCCGGTTGGCGTTGTTCCTGACGACTCCGGCGGCCCGCCACATCACCGGCCAGACGCTGCACGTCAGCCACGGTGCGCTCGCACGTTTTGCCTAG